In one window of Paraflavitalea soli DNA:
- a CDS encoding glycosyltransferase family A protein yields MTFHRISFCTVCMNRTLHLKETLVRNILDNSAYPNLEYVLLNYGSKDDMHAWVTGEMSQYLESGLLKYYKADFPEVFRMSHSKNMVFKLATGDILCSVDADNFTGPGFAAYINKLFARDKNMFLAPPWVGPDKKWWDVQGRLCLWKKDFYRFRGYDEGIVDYGYDDQDFKYRMIDGGRRKSIVRTSRFLRAIEHTDELRIAGGMTSKMLLTILLAPKTDREWEMLYLRTDNRFERFRVMARGIGFDKAQQPSGDVGGKLVLKLSDYATGNYNAHDAGIACSQDNGALLELLSRHHQQELVDGNGQVYYRLEPGRLQDQLLMGRACFMGKLKLLENKQHRTGINQQGFGQGAVTVHSSGRQLVL; encoded by the coding sequence ATGACCTTCCACAGGATATCCTTCTGTACGGTATGCATGAACAGGACGCTCCACCTGAAGGAGACGCTGGTCCGGAACATCCTGGATAACAGCGCTTATCCCAACCTGGAATATGTGCTGTTGAACTACGGCTCGAAAGATGATATGCATGCATGGGTAACGGGCGAAATGAGCCAATACCTGGAATCGGGCCTGCTTAAATACTATAAAGCCGACTTTCCGGAAGTCTTCAGGATGAGCCATTCCAAGAATATGGTCTTTAAGCTGGCGACCGGCGATATTTTGTGTAGCGTGGATGCAGACAATTTTACGGGTCCCGGATTTGCGGCCTATATCAATAAGCTGTTTGCCAGGGATAAAAACATGTTCCTGGCGCCACCCTGGGTAGGGCCAGACAAGAAATGGTGGGATGTGCAGGGGAGGCTATGCCTGTGGAAAAAAGACTTCTACCGTTTTCGTGGTTATGATGAGGGGATCGTGGATTATGGGTATGATGACCAGGACTTCAAATACCGCATGATCGATGGTGGCCGCCGCAAGTCGATTGTGCGGACCAGCCGGTTTCTCCGGGCCATCGAACATACGGACGAACTGAGGATAGCGGGCGGTATGACCTCCAAAATGTTGCTTACAATACTGCTGGCTCCCAAAACGGACAGGGAATGGGAGATGCTCTACCTGCGTACAGACAACCGGTTTGAGCGGTTCCGGGTGATGGCCCGTGGTATCGGCTTCGATAAAGCACAGCAGCCCAGTGGTGATGTAGGCGGAAAGCTGGTGTTGAAACTGTCGGACTATGCCACCGGAAACTATAATGCCCATGATGCCGGTATTGCCTGCAGCCAGGACAATGGGGCCCTGCTGGAACTGCTTTCGAGGCATCATCAACAGGAGTTGGTGGACGGTAATGGCCAGGTGTATTACCGTCTGGAGCCGGGGAGGCTGCAGGATCAATTGCTAATGGGGCGGGCTTGCTTTATGGGAAAGCTGAAACTGCTGGAGAATAAACAGCATCGTACAGGGATCAACCAACAGGGGTTTGGACAAGGCGCGGTAACGGTACATTCATCGGGGAGGCAGCTTGTGTTATAA
- a CDS encoding DNA topoisomerase 3 — protein sequence MKVCIAEKPSVARDIAAIIGAKDRKDGYLEGNGYQVTWTFGHFCTLKEPHDYTDQWKSWRLEALPMIPPSFGIKLINNDGVKKQFKVIEQLVKQCDEVINCGDAGQEGELIQRWVLLKAQCTAPVKRLWISSLTEEAIREGFQKLKNADQYDNLYAAGSARAIGDWLLGMNATRLFTTKFAQGKTVLSIGRVQTPTLAMIVARQKEINAFVAEEYWELKTIYRDTEFTATIDRIKVLDRAEKGLAYLKEHPFEITSFEKKEGKEGNPRLFDLTGLQVEANKKYAYSADDTLKYIQNLYEKKLVTYPRVDTTYLSEDLHPKIATIMQDLTPYAALTAPVLANPIPKLKTVFDDKKVTDHHAIIPTGVYPSGLGPEEKRIYDLVARRFIAAFYPECKISNTTVLGKVGQVPFKVTGKQILEPGWKEIYVNDVTAKKEGEEEEKILPVFVAGESGPHTPRIHQGKTSPPKAFTEATLLRAMETAGKQVDDEEMRELLKDNGIGRPSTRANIIETLFRRKYIEKRKKNIFATQTGIDLIDTIQTEILKSPELTGIWERKLRLIEKGEYAMETFKQELIQMVIDLTTEVKTANYKVITIVPDQPAAKEKEKEKADKPKKESKSAAPKKTILIEEQQCPKCKAHLLKKGNTAYGCANFKACGFKIPFEVFGKKLTDKQIADLLAKGKTGKAKGWKLAGTGTEVEGKLTLNAAFELEIKP from the coding sequence ATGAAGGTTTGCATTGCTGAAAAGCCAAGTGTGGCGAGAGATATAGCGGCGATCATCGGCGCCAAAGACCGCAAGGACGGATACCTCGAAGGCAACGGGTACCAGGTAACCTGGACCTTTGGGCACTTCTGTACCCTGAAGGAACCACATGATTATACCGACCAATGGAAATCCTGGCGACTGGAAGCCCTGCCCATGATCCCGCCCAGTTTTGGCATCAAACTCATCAACAACGACGGCGTCAAAAAACAATTCAAAGTAATAGAGCAGCTGGTAAAGCAGTGTGACGAAGTGATCAACTGTGGTGATGCAGGCCAGGAAGGTGAGCTCATCCAGCGTTGGGTATTGCTCAAAGCGCAATGCACCGCCCCCGTCAAAAGGTTATGGATCTCCTCCCTTACAGAAGAAGCCATCCGCGAAGGTTTCCAAAAGCTAAAAAATGCCGACCAGTACGACAACCTCTATGCAGCAGGCAGCGCCCGCGCTATTGGTGATTGGCTGTTGGGCATGAATGCCACCCGCTTGTTCACCACTAAATTTGCCCAGGGCAAAACAGTGCTCTCCATCGGCAGGGTGCAAACCCCTACCCTGGCCATGATCGTAGCACGGCAGAAAGAGATCAATGCCTTCGTGGCCGAAGAATACTGGGAATTAAAGACCATCTACCGCGATACCGAATTCACCGCTACCATCGACCGTATCAAAGTATTGGACAGGGCAGAGAAAGGATTGGCGTACCTGAAGGAACATCCCTTTGAGATCACTTCCTTTGAGAAGAAAGAAGGCAAAGAAGGCAACCCCCGCCTGTTCGACCTCACCGGCCTGCAGGTGGAAGCCAATAAAAAATATGCCTATTCCGCCGACGACACCCTGAAATATATCCAGAACCTGTATGAAAAGAAACTGGTGACCTATCCCCGGGTAGATACCACGTACCTTTCCGAAGACCTGCATCCTAAAATTGCGACCATCATGCAGGACCTTACGCCTTATGCAGCCCTCACTGCCCCGGTACTGGCCAACCCGATCCCTAAATTGAAAACCGTTTTCGACGACAAGAAAGTGACCGATCACCATGCCATCATTCCTACAGGCGTCTATCCATCCGGCCTGGGGCCGGAAGAGAAACGGATCTACGACCTCGTAGCCAGGCGTTTCATTGCCGCCTTCTACCCGGAGTGTAAGATTTCCAATACCACCGTGCTGGGTAAAGTAGGTCAGGTACCGTTCAAAGTTACCGGTAAACAAATATTGGAACCTGGCTGGAAAGAAATATATGTCAATGATGTGACCGCTAAAAAAGAAGGCGAGGAAGAAGAAAAGATATTGCCCGTATTTGTAGCAGGAGAAAGCGGTCCCCATACCCCGCGAATTCACCAGGGCAAAACCTCTCCACCCAAAGCCTTCACCGAAGCCACCCTCCTGCGCGCCATGGAAACAGCGGGCAAACAGGTTGATGATGAGGAAATGCGCGAACTGCTCAAAGACAATGGCATTGGCCGTCCCTCCACCCGTGCCAATATCATCGAGACCCTCTTTCGCCGCAAGTATATAGAGAAACGCAAGAAGAATATTTTTGCCACCCAAACCGGCATCGACCTCATAGATACCATCCAGACCGAAATTCTCAAAAGCCCCGAGCTCACCGGTATCTGGGAACGCAAACTACGCCTCATCGAAAAAGGCGAGTATGCCATGGAGACCTTCAAGCAGGAACTGATCCAGATGGTCATTGACCTTACTACCGAGGTAAAGACCGCTAATTACAAAGTGATCACCATTGTACCCGATCAACCGGCCGCCAAAGAAAAGGAAAAAGAGAAAGCCGATAAGCCTAAGAAAGAGTCTAAATCCGCAGCACCCAAAAAGACAATCCTGATCGAAGAGCAGCAATGCCCCAAATGCAAAGCCCATTTGCTGAAGAAAGGCAATACCGCTTATGGCTGCGCCAATTTCAAAGCCTGCGGCTTCAAAATACCCTTTGAAGTTTTTGGCAAAAAACTTACCGACAAACAAATTGCCGACCTGCTCGCCAAAGGTAAAACCGGTAAAGCAAAGGGCTGGAAACTGGCAGGTACAGGCACCGAAGTCGAAGGCAAGCTCACACTGAATGCTGCTTTTGAACTTGAGATCAAACCTTGA
- a CDS encoding alpha/beta hydrolase family protein — protein sequence MPTKSIKLTVSAAIGKVSAIVMAPARPTAILTLAHGAGANMDHHFMVELATALSKAGIATLRFNFPFTENKKGRPDTPAVAHETIAAAIDKAHALYPSLPLFVAGKSFGGRMSSQYQAANKRKEVKGLIFYGFPLHPAGKPSTDRAEHLQEIKVPMLFLQGSKDALATWDLIEPVCKALKKAKLVKLEGADHSFKAGKTDTMALLTEATQQWVLSVVKKLK from the coding sequence ATGCCTACCAAGTCAATAAAACTCACGGTGTCTGCTGCTATCGGCAAGGTATCTGCCATTGTGATGGCGCCTGCCAGACCAACGGCTATCCTGACGCTCGCGCATGGAGCAGGCGCTAATATGGATCATCACTTTATGGTCGAATTGGCTACGGCCTTGTCGAAAGCGGGCATTGCGACGCTACGGTTCAATTTCCCGTTTACCGAAAATAAAAAAGGCCGACCTGATACGCCGGCGGTGGCGCACGAAACGATCGCAGCAGCGATCGATAAGGCGCATGCACTATACCCTTCGCTTCCCTTGTTTGTGGCAGGCAAATCTTTTGGCGGACGGATGTCGTCGCAATACCAGGCTGCCAACAAACGTAAGGAGGTAAAGGGGCTTATCTTTTATGGGTTTCCGCTGCACCCTGCGGGTAAACCATCCACTGACCGGGCTGAACACCTGCAAGAAATAAAAGTGCCCATGCTTTTTCTACAGGGCTCGAAAGATGCGCTGGCTACCTGGGACCTGATCGAACCGGTATGCAAAGCACTCAAAAAAGCCAAACTGGTTAAACTGGAAGGCGCTGACCACTCTTTCAAGGCCGGTAAAACGGATACGATGGCCTTGCTGACGGAGGCCACGCAACAATGGGTGTTATCGGTGGTGAAGAAACTTAAGTGA
- a CDS encoding IS3 family transposase, which yields MKQHYPQAAIGTLCALFGKTRQAYYEHGWQAANGQLREELVLDLATQARKVLKKEGAVKLLGSLRPALQSHNITMGRDRFFKLLRKHNMLQKRKKNHARTTWSDHPYRKWPNLIKGLEALKPQQQWVSDITYLRTEKGFSYLSLITDAYSRKIVGYHVSQNLRVRGCLIALNKAIRSLKDYVPQSLIHHSDRGIQYCCDQYVNVLQTNQIRISMTQTGSPYENPVAERVNGILKTELDLDGTFEGYSQAIAATHKAIDRYNRLRQHMSCDNLTPDQAHLREGKLKKRWKTRKRKTKPDDQLNT from the coding sequence GTGAAACAGCACTATCCTCAGGCAGCGATAGGCACACTTTGCGCATTGTTTGGTAAAACAAGGCAGGCTTATTATGAACATGGATGGCAGGCGGCCAACGGGCAGTTGCGGGAAGAACTTGTATTGGACCTGGCAACACAAGCACGCAAAGTCTTAAAGAAAGAAGGCGCTGTAAAATTACTGGGCTCTCTGCGACCAGCCCTGCAGTCCCATAACATCACAATGGGCAGGGACCGGTTCTTTAAACTACTCAGAAAGCATAACATGCTGCAAAAGCGTAAAAAGAACCATGCCCGTACCACCTGGTCGGACCACCCTTATCGAAAATGGCCCAACCTGATCAAAGGGCTGGAAGCACTAAAGCCCCAGCAACAGTGGGTGAGTGATATTACCTATCTGCGTACCGAAAAGGGCTTTTCGTACCTCTCATTGATAACCGATGCCTACTCCAGAAAGATAGTCGGTTATCATGTAAGTCAGAACCTGCGGGTCCGGGGATGCCTTATAGCCCTGAACAAAGCTATAAGGTCCTTAAAAGACTATGTACCCCAAAGCCTTATCCACCACTCTGACAGAGGAATACAATACTGCTGTGACCAGTATGTAAATGTTTTACAAACTAATCAGATCCGCATCAGTATGACCCAGACAGGCAGCCCCTATGAAAATCCGGTAGCAGAAAGGGTAAATGGAATACTTAAAACTGAACTGGACCTGGATGGAACATTTGAAGGCTATAGCCAGGCAATAGCAGCTACCCATAAGGCCATTGACCGCTATAACAGGCTGCGCCAACATATGAGCTGTGATAACCTTACACCTGATCAGGCACATCTGAGAGAGGGAAAATTGAAAAAAAGATGGAAAACCAGAAAACGAAAAACAAAACCAGATGACCAACTAAATACTTAA
- a CDS encoding serine hydrolase, with amino-acid sequence MRILLPPCIKTAGLFTVGLLFGLTLLAHNGKIAYAYPLGAIKVDGDFSDWPSTAVRYNIDTRLSDAKPTGTDDLSGYFQVGYRADNRSLYLAFTVTDDDFVEDSTKQVRWNTQDGLELSLDARHLPGRSGVTSFMCSKYLRNINNAYYDPFSKNASWKIVEVVMVQKGNTRFYEWRISLGDQFVIGKSVGADFLIFDMDRDSSFTYTSWGKGDAKYRNPNSLGDILLMPVRVNLGTVTGAIAWEKPISEKLPGTVRFTSVQHPATWVQVEVDSTGAYAATIPPGNYTVQLPDAYFQRGKKLYGTASVKAITLAVKGSQSIQAPSIYIPSTPVPDLVPEKGILHQFTAADAAKVDQFVETYQQYYKIPGVSLALIKDGKLAYYKTYGVKNTFTGEKVDSLTLFEAASITKPVFSLAVQKLAERGVIDLDKPLYLYLPYKDIEYDDRYKLITATHVLTHRTGFPNWRWMTPDNKLKLLFTPGTQYNYSGEGFEYLKMVVEKITGKKVEQVLQEEVIEPVGLYHTFFSRNDSLRALVANGHNDGLPNYDELPDSPGMAYSMHTEARIFTRFLLYLLEQKGLKASTYENMWRKHSDFVYDADDDKPTVPEYMGMSFQIRETPFGKSFGHGGNNGDFRCQFEVYKDLKMGYVLFTNADTAYPLLDVMRRFLVEGKGQ; translated from the coding sequence ATGCGCATCCTGCTGCCTCCATGCATTAAAACAGCTGGTCTCTTTACAGTGGGCCTGCTGTTTGGCCTGACGCTATTGGCCCACAATGGTAAGATAGCCTATGCCTATCCACTGGGCGCTATTAAGGTAGACGGCGACTTTTCCGACTGGCCCTCAACAGCCGTCAGGTACAATATAGACACCCGCCTGTCTGATGCCAAGCCTACCGGTACGGACGATCTCAGCGGATACTTCCAGGTGGGTTACCGGGCTGACAACCGGTCCCTTTACCTGGCTTTTACCGTGACCGACGATGATTTTGTGGAAGACAGTACGAAGCAGGTACGCTGGAATACGCAGGATGGCCTGGAGCTCAGTCTCGATGCGCGGCACCTGCCGGGCCGCTCGGGCGTAACTTCCTTTATGTGCAGCAAATACCTACGCAATATCAACAACGCCTATTATGATCCTTTTTCTAAAAATGCCTCCTGGAAAATTGTGGAGGTAGTGATGGTGCAAAAAGGAAATACGCGATTCTACGAATGGCGTATCAGCCTGGGCGATCAGTTTGTCATCGGCAAATCGGTGGGAGCTGACTTCCTGATATTTGACATGGACCGGGATAGCAGCTTTACTTATACTTCATGGGGTAAGGGTGATGCCAAATACAGGAATCCGAATAGCCTGGGCGATATACTCCTGATGCCTGTCCGGGTAAACCTGGGGACCGTGACGGGCGCCATAGCCTGGGAAAAACCAATAAGCGAAAAACTGCCTGGTACGGTTCGTTTTACTTCCGTTCAACACCCGGCCACCTGGGTGCAGGTAGAAGTGGATAGTACGGGCGCTTATGCGGCCACCATTCCACCGGGGAATTACACGGTACAATTGCCGGATGCTTATTTTCAACGGGGTAAAAAACTGTATGGCACTGCATCGGTAAAAGCCATTACCCTTGCTGTTAAAGGCAGCCAATCTATACAAGCGCCTTCGATATACATACCCTCCACGCCTGTACCGGACCTGGTGCCGGAAAAAGGCATCCTGCATCAATTTACCGCAGCAGATGCGGCAAAGGTGGACCAGTTTGTTGAAACCTATCAGCAATACTACAAGATACCAGGAGTATCTCTTGCCCTGATCAAAGACGGAAAACTGGCGTATTACAAAACCTATGGGGTCAAAAACACCTTTACCGGGGAGAAGGTTGATAGTCTTACCCTTTTTGAAGCGGCTTCGATTACTAAACCTGTATTTTCCCTGGCCGTTCAAAAGCTGGCAGAACGCGGTGTCATTGACCTGGACAAACCGCTCTACCTCTATCTTCCCTACAAAGACATTGAATACGACGACCGGTATAAACTGATCACGGCAACACATGTATTGACCCATCGCACGGGTTTTCCCAACTGGCGATGGATGACGCCGGATAACAAGCTGAAGCTGCTGTTTACCCCCGGCACGCAGTATAATTATTCGGGCGAAGGTTTTGAATACCTGAAAATGGTGGTAGAGAAGATCACCGGTAAAAAAGTGGAGCAGGTATTACAGGAGGAAGTGATAGAGCCCGTGGGCTTGTACCATACTTTCTTTTCGCGCAATGATTCCCTCCGGGCATTGGTGGCCAATGGACACAATGATGGATTGCCCAACTACGACGAATTGCCGGATTCGCCCGGCATGGCTTATTCCATGCATACGGAAGCACGCATCTTCACCCGGTTCTTGCTGTACCTGCTGGAGCAAAAGGGATTAAAGGCATCGACCTATGAAAACATGTGGCGGAAGCATTCGGACTTTGTCTATGATGCAGACGACGATAAACCCACTGTGCCGGAGTATATGGGCATGAGTTTTCAGATACGGGAAACACCCTTTGGCAAATCCTTTGGACATGGAGGCAATAACGGCGATTTCAGGTGTCAATTTGAAGTGTACAAAGACCTCAAAATGGGCTATGTGCTGTTTACCAATGCGGATACGGCCTACCCACTCCTGGATGTGATGCGCCGGTTCCTGGTGGAAGGGAAAGGGCAATAA
- a CDS encoding hybrid sensor histidine kinase/response regulator — MHTGRRSCLSFSLPAWIAILLCMVTGRAAAHEGLPLSYLGIEQGLSNNAVRSIFQDHRGFMWFGTFDGLNRYDGYGFQVFRNTFHDTGSLADNLVHTINEDRDGNIWAGTNQGVSIYAAATGRFSPLRYKPYGAPAIRILNTETKDIQRTRAGDMLVASLIDGLLIAPQGYATAWQVPLVINDTIYTNYAAGTIRIDDQQQVWVFVISKGLCRYDAASRQLRLVNGSLKAAFSFLPDGSQFWVGTNNGIFTYDTRTNTYARALNQYDAELATDKVAGFAIDRQRRLWMVTKGNGVKFYDPATRQVTHLVADGRLNSISNENFNTVVEDREGRIWLGSHRGGINIIDRQKDRFTTIAHDPLDANSLVNNYVSAFYEMSDGRIWVGSEFGGLSLWDRRNNQFTNFKYNASHPEGISNNFITSIREDHTGQVWIATYWGGINRFNRSNNTFTRYKCLNPAFGNQENKMVYQLLVDKEGILWATTLQEGGMKGALYRYNKAADRFEAFDTRLSELFVLTEDSQGALWSGNLSQLIRIDRQSRQHEYYTLGNTIRSIVEDAQGNLWVGTEGGGLVLFDRTTKSIVARYTMAEGLCNNAVLNILPDGKGNLWISTFNGVSRFHIATKTFQNYYQGDGLQSNQFNPNTCLALRSGELMFGGIKGFNIFHPEKILSTARPAQVFLTGITVDNKPVPFTEQIKVPYSQAVFSFQYVVPEYSTPGKISYAYYMEGWDRGWNYTGNLRTASYTHLNEGHYVFRVKSTNTDGVWNPEEVVLHITVLPPWYRTWLAYFLYAAVVVSLIYTWWRYRSRQTRLKYEVAIAHLDAENKRAELELERAEREKEQVLNEQERAMQEKKLTFFTNISHEFRTPLTLIINPVKDLLSRQQEEPQKTDGDLQTVYRNARRMLSLVDQLLLFRKAESGHDRIRPGRQDVCALAHDVYLCFVQQAKAKKISYEFTCSNEQLEVYADREKLEIILYNLLSNALKYTPDGGHIVLMVGETAGEIVIRVQDNGIGIGEDAGEQLFEKFYRASGKMLTTQKGFGIGLYLVKHFTAQHKGRIAYESKEGEGTVFTLHLLKGQQHFDAGTIIEQEPAQAALLEELALEDALSGQAASTEQPDGPLEAVVSEKKSILLIDDDDQLLQYLTTLFKNTYQVYLASDGEDGLKLARKHLPDLIVSDVQMQGMSGIDLCSHIKEDASLQHIPVILLTASTSSEVKLKGVEGGADDYITKPFDKDILVARVASLLKARTILQHYFYNAITLNNTDQKISQEYKEFLERCIAIVENNLENEDFNLKMLLAEIGMSRSNLFRKVKLVSGLSIKSFIRFIRLRKAAELFINTNYNVGETAFRVGIYDIKFFRAEFNKVFGINPSEYIKKYRKAFGSQYQVNLKDPPPK, encoded by the coding sequence ATGCATACCGGTCGTCGTTCCTGCTTGTCTTTTTCCCTGCCCGCCTGGATAGCCATACTGCTTTGTATGGTGACGGGCCGCGCTGCGGCCCATGAGGGATTGCCGCTTTCTTACCTTGGCATAGAACAGGGATTGTCCAACAATGCTGTGCGCAGTATCTTCCAGGATCACCGCGGATTTATGTGGTTTGGCACCTTCGATGGGCTCAACCGGTACGATGGCTATGGTTTCCAGGTGTTTCGCAATACTTTCCATGATACGGGCTCACTGGCCGATAACCTGGTGCACACTATTAATGAAGATCGTGATGGCAATATCTGGGCCGGCACCAACCAGGGTGTGAGTATCTATGCGGCCGCTACCGGTCGATTCTCCCCGTTGCGGTACAAGCCGTATGGCGCCCCTGCTATACGCATCCTCAATACAGAAACCAAGGATATACAGCGCACCCGGGCCGGTGATATGCTGGTGGCCAGCCTGATCGATGGCCTGCTCATTGCGCCACAAGGCTATGCAACTGCCTGGCAGGTACCGCTGGTGATCAATGATACTATCTACACCAATTATGCGGCCGGCACCATCCGGATCGATGACCAGCAGCAGGTCTGGGTATTTGTGATCTCCAAGGGACTGTGCCGGTATGATGCGGCCAGCCGGCAATTGAGACTCGTGAATGGCTCGCTCAAAGCGGCATTTTCCTTTCTGCCCGACGGCAGCCAGTTTTGGGTGGGCACCAACAATGGCATTTTTACCTACGATACCAGGACCAATACCTATGCCCGCGCACTCAACCAATACGATGCAGAACTGGCCACGGATAAAGTGGCTGGCTTTGCGATCGACCGTCAGCGGCGGTTGTGGATGGTGACCAAGGGCAATGGCGTCAAATTCTATGATCCCGCCACCAGGCAGGTAACCCACCTGGTAGCGGACGGCCGGCTCAACAGCATCAGCAATGAGAATTTCAATACGGTAGTGGAGGATCGCGAGGGACGCATCTGGCTGGGATCGCACCGCGGTGGTATCAACATCATTGACCGGCAGAAAGACCGCTTCACCACCATTGCCCATGATCCGCTCGATGCCAATAGTCTTGTCAATAACTATGTTTCCGCCTTTTATGAAATGTCGGACGGGAGGATATGGGTGGGCTCCGAATTCGGGGGGCTCAGTTTATGGGACCGCCGGAACAACCAGTTTACCAATTTCAAATACAACGCCAGCCACCCGGAAGGCATCAGCAATAACTTTATTACCTCCATACGGGAGGACCATACCGGCCAGGTATGGATTGCTACTTACTGGGGTGGTATCAACCGGTTTAATAGATCCAATAATACTTTTACCCGCTATAAATGTCTGAACCCGGCCTTTGGCAACCAGGAAAACAAAATGGTGTATCAACTGCTGGTGGACAAGGAAGGCATATTGTGGGCCACTACCTTGCAGGAAGGGGGTATGAAGGGAGCGCTGTATCGTTACAACAAAGCAGCGGACCGTTTCGAAGCCTTCGATACCCGGCTGTCGGAATTATTTGTGTTGACGGAAGACAGCCAGGGAGCTTTGTGGTCGGGCAATCTCTCGCAGCTTATCCGTATTGACCGGCAAAGCAGGCAGCATGAATATTATACGCTGGGCAATACCATCCGCAGTATTGTGGAAGATGCACAGGGCAACCTGTGGGTGGGTACGGAAGGCGGAGGACTGGTATTGTTTGACAGGACAACAAAAAGCATTGTTGCCCGATATACTATGGCAGAAGGGTTGTGCAACAATGCGGTGCTCAATATCCTGCCAGATGGGAAGGGCAATCTTTGGATAAGTACCTTCAATGGGGTATCGCGCTTTCATATCGCTACCAAAACTTTCCAGAACTATTACCAGGGTGATGGACTGCAGAGCAACCAGTTCAACCCCAATACCTGCCTGGCCCTGCGCTCGGGTGAACTGATGTTTGGCGGTATCAAAGGATTCAATATATTTCATCCGGAGAAAATACTGTCTACGGCCAGGCCTGCGCAGGTATTCCTGACCGGTATTACCGTCGATAACAAACCGGTGCCTTTTACAGAGCAGATCAAGGTACCCTATAGCCAGGCTGTTTTCTCTTTTCAATATGTGGTGCCCGAATACAGTACGCCCGGAAAGATATCTTACGCTTATTATATGGAAGGGTGGGACAGGGGCTGGAACTATACGGGCAACCTGCGTACCGCCAGCTATACCCACCTCAATGAAGGGCATTATGTTTTCAGGGTAAAAAGCACTAATACCGATGGTGTATGGAACCCCGAAGAAGTGGTGCTGCACATCACTGTATTGCCGCCCTGGTACCGCACCTGGCTGGCCTACTTCCTGTACGCGGCGGTGGTGGTGAGCCTTATCTATACCTGGTGGCGCTACCGTAGCCGGCAAACACGCCTCAAATACGAAGTGGCCATTGCGCACCTCGATGCAGAGAACAAACGCGCAGAGCTGGAGCTGGAACGGGCCGAACGGGAAAAGGAACAGGTGCTCAATGAACAGGAACGGGCTATGCAGGAAAAGAAACTTACCTTCTTCACCAATATCTCCCATGAGTTCAGAACACCGCTCACGCTCATCATCAATCCTGTGAAGGACCTGCTGTCGCGCCAGCAGGAAGAGCCACAAAAGACTGATGGGGACCTGCAGACGGTGTACCGCAATGCCCGGCGTATGCTGAGCCTGGTAGACCAGCTGTTGTTGTTTCGCAAGGCGGAGAGTGGTCACGACCGGATAAGGCCGGGCCGGCAGGATGTATGCGCACTGGCGCATGATGTGTACCTGTGTTTTGTGCAACAGGCCAAGGCCAAAAAGATCAGCTATGAATTTACGTGCAGCAATGAACAACTGGAGGTATATGCCGACCGGGAAAAGCTGGAGATCATCTTGTACAACCTGTTATCGAATGCGCTGAAGTATACGCCCGATGGCGGCCATATTGTATTGATGGTGGGTGAGACTGCCGGCGAGATCGTGATCCGCGTGCAGGACAATGGCATCGGCATTGGCGAGGATGCCGGGGAGCAATTGTTTGAAAAGTTCTACCGGGCTTCGGGCAAGATGCTTACTACCCAAAAAGGATTCGGTATTGGTCTGTACCTGGTAAAGCATTTCACGGCACAGCACAAAGGGCGCATTGCGTATGAAAGCAAGGAAGGGGAGGGCACCGTGTTCACCCTCCACCTGCTGAAAGGACAACAACACTTTGATGCCGGCACCATCATTGAGCAGGAGCCTGCCCAAGCTGCGCTGCTGGAAGAGCTGGCGCTGGAAGATGCCTTGAGCGGACAAGCAGCCAGTACAGAACAACCTGACGGGCCGCTTGAAGCGGTAGTGAGTGAAAAGAAGTCCATCCTGCTGATCGATGATGACGACCAGTTATTGCAATACCTCACGACGCTTTTTAAAAATACCTACCAGGTGTACCTGGCTTCAGATGGGGAGGATGGATTGAAGCTGGCCCGCAAACACCTGCCGGACCTGATCGTGTCGGATGTACAAATGCAGGGCATGAGTGGTATTGACCTGTGCAGCCATATAAAGGAAGATGCTTCGTTGCAACATATTCCGGTGATCCTGCTTACCGCCAGCACTTCATCTGAAGTGAAGCTGAAAGGTGTGGAAGGCGGCGCAGATGATTATATTACCAAACCTTTTGACAAAGATATCCTGGTAGCCAGGGTGGCCAGCTTGCTGAAAGCGCGCACCATTTTACAGCACTATTTTTACAATGCCATTACGCTCAACAATACCGACCAGAAGATATCGCAGGAATACAAAGAGTTCCTGGAACGCTGTATTGCCATTGTGGAAAATAACCTGGAGAACGAGGACTTTAACCTGAAGATGCTGCTGGCGGAGATCGGCATGAGCCGGTCGAACCTGTTCCGGAAAGTGAAACTGGTATCGGGGCTGTCTATCAAATCTTTTATTCGTTTTATCCGGCTGCGGAAAGCGGCTGAGCTGTTTATCAACACCAATTATAATGTGGGTGAAACGGCCTTCCGGGTAGGTATTTATGATATCAAGTTCTTCCGGGCCGAGTTCAACAAAGTGTTTGGCATCAATCCTTCGGAGTACATCAAAAAATACCGCAAAGCTTTTGGCAGTCAATACCAGGTAAACCTGAAAGACCCGCCGCCGAAGTGA